In Lycium ferocissimum isolate CSIRO_LF1 chromosome 11, AGI_CSIRO_Lferr_CH_V1, whole genome shotgun sequence, a single genomic region encodes these proteins:
- the LOC132036202 gene encoding mediator of RNA polymerase II transcription subunit 25-like isoform X1, whose protein sequence is MVDKLIVAVEGTAALGPYWKTILSDYLDKIVRCFFGAESTSQKPSAANVEVSLVMFNTHGSYSGCLVQRSGWTRDMDTFLQWLSAISFSGGGFSDAAVAEGLAEALMVFLGDFLRTSRSGSLFNFMFTKLNGNQGQPNMEGKKHCILISASNPYPLPTPVYRPQVQKLEQNENVEAQTDSRLSDAETVAKAFPQCSVSLSVISPKKLPKLRAIYDAGKPNPRAADPPIDTTKNPNFLVLISENFIEARAAFSRSGMTNLASNQSPVKMDVSSVPPVSGPQSISNSAANVSVMSRPPISTGNTPSATVKIEPPTVTSMSGPAFQHIPSVRPAVQPVPSLQTSSPLSVSQEMASHTENVQEMKPIVSGMTQSLRPIAAAAANVRILNDVAQARQALAGGTSIGLQSMGGTPMLSSMISSGMASSVPASQTVLSSGQSGVTTITGSVPLAGSGQNTQNSAPASFTSTAPSMSGNTNISISQPLSNNQGGVSMAGQTVAGMSQGNLPGTQMMPGGTGMNQNMLTGLGATGMPSGTGTMMPTPGMSQPGMQPVGVNSTAANMPLSQQQTSATLPSAQSKYVKVWEGNLSGQRQGQPVFITRLEGYRSASASESLAANWPPTMQIVRLISQDHMNNKQYVGKADFLVFRAMNQHGFLSQLQEKKLCAVIQLPSQTLLLSVSDKACRLIGMLFPGDMVVFKPQIPSQQQQQQQQLQAQHPQQQQHLSQQMPLQQQQQQQPLMQQQMPMQQSQVPQMQQQQIHQMQQQQIPQMQQQQQIPQQQQPMVGTGMNQAYMQGGPARSQLMNQGQVSSQGQPTMPGGGFIN, encoded by the exons ATGGTGGACAAACTGATCGTGGCCGTTGAAGGCACTGCTGCCTTAGGCCCTTACTGGAAAACCATCCTTTCCGATTACCTTGATAAAATTGTCAG GTGCTTTTTTGGAGCTGAGTCAACTTCACAG AAACCATCTGCAGCCAATGTGGAGGTCTCCTTGGTCATGTTCAACACTCATGGTTCTTATAGTG GTTGCCTGGTTCAGCGGAGTGGCTGGACAAGAGACATGGATACCTTTCTTCAGTGGCTTTCAGCTATATCTTTCTCAGGAGGTGGTTTCAGTGACGCTGCAGTTGCAGAAGGACTTGCTGAAGCATTAATG GTATTTCTTGGTGATTTCCTTCGAACTTCCAGATCAGGCAGTCTTTTCAACTTT ATGTTCACTAAACTAAATGGAAACCAAGGTCAACCAAACATGGAAGGGAAAAAGCATTGCATTCTTATTTCTGCAAGCAACCCGTATCCGTTGCCCACACCTGTTTATCGACCACAGGTGCAGAAACTGGAGCAGAACGAAAATGTTGAAGCACAAACAGATAGTCGATTATCTGATGCTGAGACTGTTGCCAAGGCATTCCCCCAG TGCTCTGTTTCCCTGTCAGTTATAAGCCCAAAAAAGCTTCCAAAACTAAGAGCAATATATGATGCG GGAAAACCTAATCCACGAGCAGCTGACCCACCCATTGATACAACAAAGAATCCAAATTTCCTTGTtttaatttctgaaaatttcaTCGAGGCTCGTGCTGCTTTCAGTCGCTCTGGAATGACCAACTTGGCATCAAATCAAAGCCCTGTCAAGATGGATGTGTCTTCTGTTCCACCAGTTTCTGGGCCACAATCAATTTCTAATTCAGCAG CAAATGTATCTGTTATGAGTCGACCACCAATTTCCACTGGAAATACTCCTTCTGCAACTGTAAAAATT GAGCCTCCTACTGTGACCTCCATGTCTGGACCTGCATTTCAACATATTCCATCTGTTCGTCCTGCTGTTCAACCTGTTCCAAGCTTGCAAACTTCTTCTCCTCTTTCTGTTTCTCAGGAGATGGCATCACATACTGAGAACGTTCAGGAGATGAAACCCATAGTCAGTGGCATGACACAGTCCTTACGTCCGATTGCTGCAGCAGCAGCAAATGTCAGAATCTTGAACGATGTTGCTCAGGCACGCCAAGCACTAGCCGGGGGAACTTCTATAGGACTGCAATCTATGGGTGGCACCCCTATGCTTTCAAGTATGATATCTAGTGGAATGGCATCTTCTGTCCCTGCTTCTCAAACTGTATTATCATCTGGGCAATCAGGTGTGACAACAATAACTGGGTCAGTTCCACTAGCAGGAAGTGGGCAGAATACTCAAAACTCAGCTCCTGCTTCATTCACTTCAACTGCTCCCAGTATGTCTGGGAATACGAACATTAGCATTTCACAACCTTTGAGTAATAACCAAGGAGGTGTTAGTATGGCTGGTCAAACAGTTGCTGGAATGAGCCAAGGTAATCTACCAGGCACACAAATGATGCCAGGTGGGACAGGGATGAACCAGAATATGCTGACTGGGTTGGGTGCAACTGGTATGCCTTCTGGAACTGGCACAATGATGCCTACTCCAGGGATGTCTCAACCAGGCATGCAACCTGTTGGTGTGAACAGCACAGCAGCTAACATGCCTCTTTCTCAACAGCAAACATCTGCTACATTGCCATCAGCTCAATCAAAATATGTGAAAGTTTGGGAG GGGAACTTATCTGGTCAGAGACAGGGCCAACCTGTATTTATTACCAGATTAGAG GGGTATAGGAGTGCCTCAGCTTCTGAATC GCTTGCTGCAAATTGGCCTCCAACAATGCAAATTGTTCGCCTTATTTCCCAGGATCATATGAATAACAA ACAATATGTTGGGAAGGCAGATTTTCTAGTTTTTAGGGCAATGAACCAGCATGGATTCCTTAGTCAGCTGCAAGAAAAGAAGCTT TGTGCGGTAATACAACTACCATCACAGACGCTGCTTCTCTCTGTTTCTGACAAAGCCTGCCGCTTGATTGGAATGCTTTTTCCTGGG GATATGGTAGTGTTTAAGCCACAGATACCTAgtcagcagcagcagcagcagcagcagctgcaAGCACAACATCCGCAGCAACAGCAGCATCTTTCACAGCAGATGCCATTGcaacagcagcaacaacaacaacctctgATGCAACAGCAGATGCCAATGCAACAATCACAGGTTCCCCAAATGCAGCAGCAACAGATTCACCAAATGCAGCAACAACAGATTCCGCAAATGCAGCAGCAACAGCAGATCCCTCAGCAGCAGCAACCAATGGTTGGGACAGGGATGAACCAAGCCTACATGCAAGGTGGTCCTGCAAGGTCACAACTAATGAATCAGGGTCAAGTTTCATCACAAGGACAGCCAACCATGCCAGGAGGCGGCTTTATCAATTGA
- the LOC132036202 gene encoding mediator of RNA polymerase II transcription subunit 25-like isoform X2, with product MVDKLIVAVEGTAALGPYWKTILSDYLDKIVRCFFGAESTSQKPSAANVEVSLVMFNTHGSYSGCLVQRSGWTRDMDTFLQWLSAISFSGGGFSDAAVAEGLAEALMMFTKLNGNQGQPNMEGKKHCILISASNPYPLPTPVYRPQVQKLEQNENVEAQTDSRLSDAETVAKAFPQCSVSLSVISPKKLPKLRAIYDAGKPNPRAADPPIDTTKNPNFLVLISENFIEARAAFSRSGMTNLASNQSPVKMDVSSVPPVSGPQSISNSAANVSVMSRPPISTGNTPSATVKIEPPTVTSMSGPAFQHIPSVRPAVQPVPSLQTSSPLSVSQEMASHTENVQEMKPIVSGMTQSLRPIAAAAANVRILNDVAQARQALAGGTSIGLQSMGGTPMLSSMISSGMASSVPASQTVLSSGQSGVTTITGSVPLAGSGQNTQNSAPASFTSTAPSMSGNTNISISQPLSNNQGGVSMAGQTVAGMSQGNLPGTQMMPGGTGMNQNMLTGLGATGMPSGTGTMMPTPGMSQPGMQPVGVNSTAANMPLSQQQTSATLPSAQSKYVKVWEGNLSGQRQGQPVFITRLEGYRSASASESLAANWPPTMQIVRLISQDHMNNKQYVGKADFLVFRAMNQHGFLSQLQEKKLCAVIQLPSQTLLLSVSDKACRLIGMLFPGDMVVFKPQIPSQQQQQQQQLQAQHPQQQQHLSQQMPLQQQQQQQPLMQQQMPMQQSQVPQMQQQQIHQMQQQQIPQMQQQQQIPQQQQPMVGTGMNQAYMQGGPARSQLMNQGQVSSQGQPTMPGGGFIN from the exons ATGGTGGACAAACTGATCGTGGCCGTTGAAGGCACTGCTGCCTTAGGCCCTTACTGGAAAACCATCCTTTCCGATTACCTTGATAAAATTGTCAG GTGCTTTTTTGGAGCTGAGTCAACTTCACAG AAACCATCTGCAGCCAATGTGGAGGTCTCCTTGGTCATGTTCAACACTCATGGTTCTTATAGTG GTTGCCTGGTTCAGCGGAGTGGCTGGACAAGAGACATGGATACCTTTCTTCAGTGGCTTTCAGCTATATCTTTCTCAGGAGGTGGTTTCAGTGACGCTGCAGTTGCAGAAGGACTTGCTGAAGCATTAATG ATGTTCACTAAACTAAATGGAAACCAAGGTCAACCAAACATGGAAGGGAAAAAGCATTGCATTCTTATTTCTGCAAGCAACCCGTATCCGTTGCCCACACCTGTTTATCGACCACAGGTGCAGAAACTGGAGCAGAACGAAAATGTTGAAGCACAAACAGATAGTCGATTATCTGATGCTGAGACTGTTGCCAAGGCATTCCCCCAG TGCTCTGTTTCCCTGTCAGTTATAAGCCCAAAAAAGCTTCCAAAACTAAGAGCAATATATGATGCG GGAAAACCTAATCCACGAGCAGCTGACCCACCCATTGATACAACAAAGAATCCAAATTTCCTTGTtttaatttctgaaaatttcaTCGAGGCTCGTGCTGCTTTCAGTCGCTCTGGAATGACCAACTTGGCATCAAATCAAAGCCCTGTCAAGATGGATGTGTCTTCTGTTCCACCAGTTTCTGGGCCACAATCAATTTCTAATTCAGCAG CAAATGTATCTGTTATGAGTCGACCACCAATTTCCACTGGAAATACTCCTTCTGCAACTGTAAAAATT GAGCCTCCTACTGTGACCTCCATGTCTGGACCTGCATTTCAACATATTCCATCTGTTCGTCCTGCTGTTCAACCTGTTCCAAGCTTGCAAACTTCTTCTCCTCTTTCTGTTTCTCAGGAGATGGCATCACATACTGAGAACGTTCAGGAGATGAAACCCATAGTCAGTGGCATGACACAGTCCTTACGTCCGATTGCTGCAGCAGCAGCAAATGTCAGAATCTTGAACGATGTTGCTCAGGCACGCCAAGCACTAGCCGGGGGAACTTCTATAGGACTGCAATCTATGGGTGGCACCCCTATGCTTTCAAGTATGATATCTAGTGGAATGGCATCTTCTGTCCCTGCTTCTCAAACTGTATTATCATCTGGGCAATCAGGTGTGACAACAATAACTGGGTCAGTTCCACTAGCAGGAAGTGGGCAGAATACTCAAAACTCAGCTCCTGCTTCATTCACTTCAACTGCTCCCAGTATGTCTGGGAATACGAACATTAGCATTTCACAACCTTTGAGTAATAACCAAGGAGGTGTTAGTATGGCTGGTCAAACAGTTGCTGGAATGAGCCAAGGTAATCTACCAGGCACACAAATGATGCCAGGTGGGACAGGGATGAACCAGAATATGCTGACTGGGTTGGGTGCAACTGGTATGCCTTCTGGAACTGGCACAATGATGCCTACTCCAGGGATGTCTCAACCAGGCATGCAACCTGTTGGTGTGAACAGCACAGCAGCTAACATGCCTCTTTCTCAACAGCAAACATCTGCTACATTGCCATCAGCTCAATCAAAATATGTGAAAGTTTGGGAG GGGAACTTATCTGGTCAGAGACAGGGCCAACCTGTATTTATTACCAGATTAGAG GGGTATAGGAGTGCCTCAGCTTCTGAATC GCTTGCTGCAAATTGGCCTCCAACAATGCAAATTGTTCGCCTTATTTCCCAGGATCATATGAATAACAA ACAATATGTTGGGAAGGCAGATTTTCTAGTTTTTAGGGCAATGAACCAGCATGGATTCCTTAGTCAGCTGCAAGAAAAGAAGCTT TGTGCGGTAATACAACTACCATCACAGACGCTGCTTCTCTCTGTTTCTGACAAAGCCTGCCGCTTGATTGGAATGCTTTTTCCTGGG GATATGGTAGTGTTTAAGCCACAGATACCTAgtcagcagcagcagcagcagcagcagctgcaAGCACAACATCCGCAGCAACAGCAGCATCTTTCACAGCAGATGCCATTGcaacagcagcaacaacaacaacctctgATGCAACAGCAGATGCCAATGCAACAATCACAGGTTCCCCAAATGCAGCAGCAACAGATTCACCAAATGCAGCAACAACAGATTCCGCAAATGCAGCAGCAACAGCAGATCCCTCAGCAGCAGCAACCAATGGTTGGGACAGGGATGAACCAAGCCTACATGCAAGGTGGTCCTGCAAGGTCACAACTAATGAATCAGGGTCAAGTTTCATCACAAGGACAGCCAACCATGCCAGGAGGCGGCTTTATCAATTGA
- the LOC132036202 gene encoding mediator of RNA polymerase II transcription subunit 25-like isoform X3: MFNTHGSYSGCLVQRSGWTRDMDTFLQWLSAISFSGGGFSDAAVAEGLAEALMVFLGDFLRTSRSGSLFNFMFTKLNGNQGQPNMEGKKHCILISASNPYPLPTPVYRPQVQKLEQNENVEAQTDSRLSDAETVAKAFPQCSVSLSVISPKKLPKLRAIYDAGKPNPRAADPPIDTTKNPNFLVLISENFIEARAAFSRSGMTNLASNQSPVKMDVSSVPPVSGPQSISNSAANVSVMSRPPISTGNTPSATVKIEPPTVTSMSGPAFQHIPSVRPAVQPVPSLQTSSPLSVSQEMASHTENVQEMKPIVSGMTQSLRPIAAAAANVRILNDVAQARQALAGGTSIGLQSMGGTPMLSSMISSGMASSVPASQTVLSSGQSGVTTITGSVPLAGSGQNTQNSAPASFTSTAPSMSGNTNISISQPLSNNQGGVSMAGQTVAGMSQGNLPGTQMMPGGTGMNQNMLTGLGATGMPSGTGTMMPTPGMSQPGMQPVGVNSTAANMPLSQQQTSATLPSAQSKYVKVWEGNLSGQRQGQPVFITRLEGYRSASASESLAANWPPTMQIVRLISQDHMNNKQYVGKADFLVFRAMNQHGFLSQLQEKKLCAVIQLPSQTLLLSVSDKACRLIGMLFPGDMVVFKPQIPSQQQQQQQQLQAQHPQQQQHLSQQMPLQQQQQQQPLMQQQMPMQQSQVPQMQQQQIHQMQQQQIPQMQQQQQIPQQQQPMVGTGMNQAYMQGGPARSQLMNQGQVSSQGQPTMPGGGFIN, from the exons ATGTTCAACACTCATGGTTCTTATAGTG GTTGCCTGGTTCAGCGGAGTGGCTGGACAAGAGACATGGATACCTTTCTTCAGTGGCTTTCAGCTATATCTTTCTCAGGAGGTGGTTTCAGTGACGCTGCAGTTGCAGAAGGACTTGCTGAAGCATTAATG GTATTTCTTGGTGATTTCCTTCGAACTTCCAGATCAGGCAGTCTTTTCAACTTT ATGTTCACTAAACTAAATGGAAACCAAGGTCAACCAAACATGGAAGGGAAAAAGCATTGCATTCTTATTTCTGCAAGCAACCCGTATCCGTTGCCCACACCTGTTTATCGACCACAGGTGCAGAAACTGGAGCAGAACGAAAATGTTGAAGCACAAACAGATAGTCGATTATCTGATGCTGAGACTGTTGCCAAGGCATTCCCCCAG TGCTCTGTTTCCCTGTCAGTTATAAGCCCAAAAAAGCTTCCAAAACTAAGAGCAATATATGATGCG GGAAAACCTAATCCACGAGCAGCTGACCCACCCATTGATACAACAAAGAATCCAAATTTCCTTGTtttaatttctgaaaatttcaTCGAGGCTCGTGCTGCTTTCAGTCGCTCTGGAATGACCAACTTGGCATCAAATCAAAGCCCTGTCAAGATGGATGTGTCTTCTGTTCCACCAGTTTCTGGGCCACAATCAATTTCTAATTCAGCAG CAAATGTATCTGTTATGAGTCGACCACCAATTTCCACTGGAAATACTCCTTCTGCAACTGTAAAAATT GAGCCTCCTACTGTGACCTCCATGTCTGGACCTGCATTTCAACATATTCCATCTGTTCGTCCTGCTGTTCAACCTGTTCCAAGCTTGCAAACTTCTTCTCCTCTTTCTGTTTCTCAGGAGATGGCATCACATACTGAGAACGTTCAGGAGATGAAACCCATAGTCAGTGGCATGACACAGTCCTTACGTCCGATTGCTGCAGCAGCAGCAAATGTCAGAATCTTGAACGATGTTGCTCAGGCACGCCAAGCACTAGCCGGGGGAACTTCTATAGGACTGCAATCTATGGGTGGCACCCCTATGCTTTCAAGTATGATATCTAGTGGAATGGCATCTTCTGTCCCTGCTTCTCAAACTGTATTATCATCTGGGCAATCAGGTGTGACAACAATAACTGGGTCAGTTCCACTAGCAGGAAGTGGGCAGAATACTCAAAACTCAGCTCCTGCTTCATTCACTTCAACTGCTCCCAGTATGTCTGGGAATACGAACATTAGCATTTCACAACCTTTGAGTAATAACCAAGGAGGTGTTAGTATGGCTGGTCAAACAGTTGCTGGAATGAGCCAAGGTAATCTACCAGGCACACAAATGATGCCAGGTGGGACAGGGATGAACCAGAATATGCTGACTGGGTTGGGTGCAACTGGTATGCCTTCTGGAACTGGCACAATGATGCCTACTCCAGGGATGTCTCAACCAGGCATGCAACCTGTTGGTGTGAACAGCACAGCAGCTAACATGCCTCTTTCTCAACAGCAAACATCTGCTACATTGCCATCAGCTCAATCAAAATATGTGAAAGTTTGGGAG GGGAACTTATCTGGTCAGAGACAGGGCCAACCTGTATTTATTACCAGATTAGAG GGGTATAGGAGTGCCTCAGCTTCTGAATC GCTTGCTGCAAATTGGCCTCCAACAATGCAAATTGTTCGCCTTATTTCCCAGGATCATATGAATAACAA ACAATATGTTGGGAAGGCAGATTTTCTAGTTTTTAGGGCAATGAACCAGCATGGATTCCTTAGTCAGCTGCAAGAAAAGAAGCTT TGTGCGGTAATACAACTACCATCACAGACGCTGCTTCTCTCTGTTTCTGACAAAGCCTGCCGCTTGATTGGAATGCTTTTTCCTGGG GATATGGTAGTGTTTAAGCCACAGATACCTAgtcagcagcagcagcagcagcagcagctgcaAGCACAACATCCGCAGCAACAGCAGCATCTTTCACAGCAGATGCCATTGcaacagcagcaacaacaacaacctctgATGCAACAGCAGATGCCAATGCAACAATCACAGGTTCCCCAAATGCAGCAGCAACAGATTCACCAAATGCAGCAACAACAGATTCCGCAAATGCAGCAGCAACAGCAGATCCCTCAGCAGCAGCAACCAATGGTTGGGACAGGGATGAACCAAGCCTACATGCAAGGTGGTCCTGCAAGGTCACAACTAATGAATCAGGGTCAAGTTTCATCACAAGGACAGCCAACCATGCCAGGAGGCGGCTTTATCAATTGA